A window from bacterium encodes these proteins:
- a CDS encoding C39 family peptidase yields MHRRWYQALIIAAAVGLPACVYVPASSYLPNGGTTWSTSKSEASARLTVSLKLDTLKTASSVMDGAYWQTNQVTVSVLRDHQLLDIKTFAVGALSADKLKLAFENLSEGTVQVIVEVHDPDGVQIGEGSEEITLRAGRKASLTLAVVPTQTDPDDDFGNDPYPSPRPLAHADPNAFFVSQMYDTKWNPGAPAWSQNCGPASLAMVLKAYDMIPPLIGTPEDPQEFIRKTRRAMMGNEDDYKLSSLEDLERGAERMGLYHERTYGFESVRTAVSLGKPVIVAGNPVAYSGRFTSEQYAPFDGGHFVLVTGVTSSQVYLNDPLSRQGNITVSIADFKRYMAHQDWNVGMTAYR; encoded by the coding sequence ATGCACCGTCGCTGGTATCAAGCGCTCATCATCGCCGCCGCCGTGGGCCTGCCCGCGTGCGTCTACGTGCCTGCGAGCAGCTACCTCCCGAACGGCGGCACCACCTGGAGCACCAGCAAGTCCGAGGCGTCGGCGCGCCTCACGGTCAGCCTCAAGCTCGACACGCTCAAGACCGCCTCCTCGGTCATGGATGGCGCCTACTGGCAGACCAACCAAGTCACGGTCTCGGTGCTGCGCGATCACCAGCTCCTGGATATCAAGACCTTTGCCGTCGGGGCGCTGAGCGCCGATAAGCTCAAGCTCGCCTTCGAGAACCTCAGCGAGGGGACCGTCCAGGTCATCGTGGAGGTCCACGACCCCGATGGCGTGCAGATCGGCGAGGGCAGCGAAGAGATCACCCTGCGCGCTGGCCGCAAGGCCTCGCTCACCCTCGCGGTCGTCCCCACCCAGACCGACCCTGACGACGACTTCGGCAACGATCCCTATCCTTCGCCGCGGCCGCTGGCGCACGCGGACCCCAACGCCTTCTTCGTGTCCCAGATGTACGACACCAAGTGGAACCCCGGGGCTCCGGCCTGGAGCCAGAACTGCGGCCCGGCGAGCCTTGCGATGGTCCTCAAGGCCTACGACATGATCCCGCCGCTCATCGGCACCCCCGAGGACCCGCAGGAGTTCATCCGCAAGACCCGCCGCGCCATGATGGGCAACGAGGACGACTACAAGCTCTCGAGCCTCGAAGACCTGGAGCGGGGTGCTGAGCGTATGGGCCTGTACCACGAGCGGACCTACGGCTTCGAGAGCGTCCGCACGGCGGTTTCGCTCGGCAAGCCCGTCATCGTCGCGGGCAACCCCGTCGCCTACAGCGGCCGCTTCACCAGCGAGCAGTACGCCCCGTTCGACGGCGGCCACTTCGTGCTCGTCACCGGCGTCACCAGCTCGCAGGTCTACCTCAACGACCCCCTTTCCCGCCAGGGCAACATCACCGTCAGCATCGCCGACTTCAAGCGTTACATGGCCCACCAGGACTGGAACGTCGGCATGACGGCCTACCGCTAA